From one Streptosporangiales bacterium genomic stretch:
- a CDS encoding response regulator, with protein sequence MPASVRARPSTLVAGSARSSNQHVEAISLVLADDNLIVREGVRSLLAHDPGLSVLGVASDYDELVEQAEKLRPQVLVTDIRMPPTFQDEGIEAAREVRKRLPGTGVVVLSQFDDPDYAIKLLQDGAAGYAYLLKDRVAEAGLLGRAIREVAAGGSLLDPQIVQSLVSPARAEGELSPQEEDLLRQIAEGRPVKAIAATRRETPEAVNAEVEQLFLDLAEGASAGRQGALRRLRMLHTAILRREEQGETLSRLLPGGLAERLRSDRGAAGRTERLVVTVLMSDVRGYSAIAERTDPGILAGQLNAHRRAMNAAILSAGGTVMQYVGDAVMAVFGAPDPEPEHAARAVRAACDMHTGQRALDEEWAARDLDAFGLGIGLSTGEVAAALLGSDERVEYTLVGDTVNLAQRMQDLARPAGSTVAVESTVRAVGDEWSWSPLGSRSVKGRATPVNAYRLEVA encoded by the coding sequence ATGCCAGCATCCGTGCGCGCTCGTCCCAGCACCCTGGTCGCGGGTTCGGCCCGGAGTTCTAATCAACACGTGGAAGCGATATCGCTGGTGCTGGCGGACGACAACCTGATCGTCCGCGAAGGCGTGCGCTCCCTGCTCGCCCATGATCCCGGGCTGTCCGTCCTCGGCGTCGCGTCCGACTACGACGAGCTCGTCGAGCAGGCCGAGAAGCTGCGTCCGCAGGTGCTCGTCACCGACATCCGGATGCCGCCCACCTTCCAGGACGAGGGCATCGAGGCGGCGCGGGAGGTGCGCAAGCGGCTGCCCGGCACCGGCGTGGTGGTGCTCAGCCAGTTCGACGACCCCGACTACGCGATCAAGCTGCTGCAGGACGGCGCGGCGGGGTACGCGTACCTGCTCAAGGACCGGGTGGCCGAGGCCGGTCTGCTCGGCCGCGCCATCCGCGAGGTGGCGGCCGGCGGGTCACTGCTCGACCCGCAGATCGTGCAGTCGCTCGTGTCGCCCGCCCGCGCCGAGGGCGAGCTGTCGCCGCAGGAGGAGGACCTGCTCAGGCAGATCGCGGAGGGCCGGCCGGTCAAGGCGATCGCCGCGACGCGCAGGGAGACACCGGAGGCGGTGAACGCGGAGGTCGAGCAGCTCTTCCTCGACCTCGCGGAGGGCGCGAGCGCCGGCCGGCAGGGCGCGCTGCGCCGGCTCCGCATGCTGCACACCGCGATCCTGCGCCGCGAGGAGCAGGGCGAGACCCTGTCGCGGCTGCTGCCCGGTGGTCTCGCCGAGCGGCTGCGCAGCGACCGCGGCGCCGCCGGACGCACCGAGCGTCTCGTCGTCACCGTGCTGATGTCGGACGTCCGGGGCTACTCCGCGATCGCGGAGCGCACCGACCCGGGCATCCTCGCCGGCCAGCTGAACGCGCACCGCCGGGCGATGAACGCCGCCATCCTCTCGGCGGGCGGCACGGTCATGCAGTACGTCGGCGACGCGGTCATGGCCGTGTTCGGGGCCCCCGATCCCGAGCCCGAGCACGCGGCGCGTGCCGTCAGGGCCGCGTGCGACATGCACACCGGTCAGCGTGCGCTCGACGAGGAGTGGGCCGCGCGCGACCTCGACGCGTTCGGGCTCGGTATCGGGCTCAGTACCGGAGAGGTCGCCGCCGCGCTGCTCGGCAGCGACGAGCGGGTGGAGTACACGCTCGTCGGCGACACGGTCAACCTCGCTCAGCGCATGCAGGACCTGGCACGACCGGCCGGCAGCACGGTGGCGGTGGAGTCCACCGTCCGCGCCGTCGGGGACGAGTGGTCCTGGTCACCCCTGGGTTCCCGGTCCGTCAAGGGCCGTGCCACACCGGTCAACGCCTACCGACTCGAGGTCGCATGA